The following coding sequences lie in one Treponema sp. OMZ 790 genomic window:
- a CDS encoding DNA repair protein RecO, translating into MANRSWSSEALVLSLKTFGEGHRNALLLLPDTEHSCKLIDAAVFGGPKSKLRSMVIPYHTGEVWIYSNPIKNSNKISDFKVSDYRIGLSDNLTRIWCAAFAAELAVKLKGNIDWQIINSFLTGLAVSSENECRKALLRFLWRVISLSGLAPDMEHCCRCGVRTSGAESKTDALTTNAEDFSYSVKNSFFVPHEDSCVCEVCLDKHEPAFPLSGESLLYLFAVQNLIPKISRGLNLSEQAYAELKDFLFYLIRLAAGSNFKTLESCNFLL; encoded by the coding sequence ATGGCTAACCGCTCTTGGTCTTCCGAAGCTCTCGTCCTTTCGTTAAAGACATTCGGAGAAGGGCACAGAAACGCCCTACTCCTCTTACCCGATACTGAACACTCCTGCAAGCTGATAGATGCGGCTGTCTTCGGCGGGCCTAAGAGCAAACTGCGAAGCATGGTAATTCCCTACCACACCGGAGAAGTTTGGATTTATTCAAACCCAATAAAAAATTCAAACAAGATAAGCGACTTTAAGGTAAGCGACTACCGCATAGGCCTCAGCGATAACCTGACCCGCATTTGGTGTGCAGCCTTTGCAGCCGAATTAGCCGTCAAGCTTAAAGGAAACATCGACTGGCAAATCATAAATTCCTTTTTGACGGGGCTTGCAGTTTCTTCCGAAAACGAATGCCGAAAAGCCTTGCTCCGTTTTTTGTGGAGGGTCATTTCTTTATCGGGTCTTGCCCCGGATATGGAACATTGCTGCCGCTGCGGAGTAAGGACTTCGGGTGCAGAATCGAAAACCGATGCTCTCACCACAAATGCGGAAGATTTTTCTTACAGCGTAAAAAACTCCTTTTTCGTTCCGCATGAAGATTCTTGCGTTTGCGAGGTCTGCCTCGATAAACACGAGCCGGCATTTCCCCTTTCAGGCGAAAGCCTTTTATACCTCTTCGCAGTTCAAAATCTTATCCCAAAAATATCGAGAGGATTAAACCTCTCGGAACAAGCCTACGCCGAACTAAAAGATTTTTTATTCTATCTTATAAGGCTCGCAGCAGGTTCAAATTTTAAAACTCTCGAATCCTGTAATTTTTTGTTGTAA
- a CDS encoding HEAT repeat domain-containing protein, with protein sequence MKNLKKELHFFLKLSVLNLLFILSLTLQLAAQEAAQPPSENTETTQEKTEDKTNDKTKKKEVSEFEEKRDTILYGTGDDILELIKRLKSDEDDRFDTDLQKIFAETKIPAIREALFAYFAEKKNDCLKADALMVLENKEEFPQETVRTAISYIRELEIYEGIDFLRQILKDEEDEYRDLCIAAIGKIGKAEDAVFLSELFDSEASEDEKKSLIIKQNIMFALEELHTPEIRDFLIRVAEDSDENAIIRGAAVSALGKIGDEGAIPVLSEIFEDKDPILRTAAIKGIAGFKDAKAKNIMIQAFKDSYYKVRLQAIQSAKEEKAEDAVPFILYRAKKDPENSVRLAAIEALSHFNNAEANEWLIDSFNEERTGLPLRLKIAESLLKNNFDVIFEDVKTAALKAISDKKQNKFSAELGKVISKVENKGTAPIAEAYLNHKDAILKSIGLDMFKRNKYPELVPLVSAIAEDEKNGTLSRRAKDLLQSGNTNAPQDKQTGK encoded by the coding sequence ATGAAAAACCTAAAAAAAGAATTACACTTTTTTTTAAAACTCAGTGTGCTCAACCTCTTATTTATTTTAAGCTTAACGCTCCAGCTTGCCGCCCAAGAAGCAGCTCAGCCTCCTTCAGAAAATACGGAAACTACTCAAGAAAAGACAGAAGATAAAACTAATGACAAAACAAAGAAAAAAGAAGTATCTGAATTTGAAGAAAAAAGAGACACAATCCTTTACGGTACAGGCGACGATATCTTAGAACTTATAAAAAGGCTAAAAAGCGATGAAGATGACCGCTTTGATACCGACCTACAAAAAATATTTGCCGAGACCAAAATTCCTGCAATCAGAGAAGCTTTGTTTGCTTACTTTGCCGAAAAAAAGAATGATTGCTTAAAAGCCGATGCCCTCATGGTCTTAGAAAACAAAGAAGAGTTTCCCCAAGAAACAGTCCGCACTGCTATTTCCTATATCAGAGAGCTTGAGATATACGAAGGAATAGATTTTTTACGGCAAATACTAAAAGACGAAGAAGATGAGTACAGAGACCTTTGTATTGCTGCAATAGGAAAAATAGGAAAAGCCGAAGACGCAGTTTTCCTTTCAGAGCTTTTTGATTCCGAAGCCTCAGAAGATGAAAAAAAATCTTTAATAATAAAACAAAATATAATGTTTGCATTGGAAGAACTCCACACGCCTGAAATCCGGGATTTTTTAATCCGCGTTGCTGAAGATTCCGATGAAAATGCCATTATAAGGGGTGCAGCCGTTTCTGCCCTAGGAAAGATAGGAGATGAAGGAGCTATTCCTGTTTTATCCGAAATTTTTGAAGATAAGGATCCGATTTTAAGAACTGCTGCGATAAAAGGTATTGCCGGCTTTAAGGACGCTAAGGCTAAAAACATAATGATTCAAGCCTTTAAAGATTCTTACTATAAGGTAAGACTTCAAGCCATTCAATCTGCAAAGGAAGAAAAAGCGGAGGATGCCGTTCCGTTTATCTTATACCGTGCAAAAAAAGACCCTGAAAATTCCGTACGCTTAGCCGCGATAGAAGCCCTTTCTCATTTTAACAATGCGGAAGCAAATGAGTGGCTTATCGATTCTTTTAATGAAGAAAGAACAGGGCTGCCCTTACGCTTAAAAATTGCCGAAAGTCTTTTAAAGAATAACTTTGATGTAATTTTTGAAGATGTAAAGACGGCCGCATTAAAAGCTATCTCGGACAAGAAACAAAATAAATTTTCCGCAGAACTCGGCAAGGTTATTTCAAAAGTTGAAAATAAAGGAACGGCTCCAATAGCTGAAGCCTATCTAAACCATAAGGATGCAATTCTCAAAAGCATAGGATTGGACATGTTTAAACGCAATAAATATCCCGAACTTGTACCACTTGTTTCCGCGATTGCCGAAGATGAAAAAAACGGAACTTTAAGCCGAAGGGCTAAGGACCTCTTGCAATCCGGAAATACAAACGCCCCTCAAGACAAGCAAACAGGCAAGTAA
- the tgt gene encoding tRNA guanosine(34) transglycosylase Tgt, producing MKEKKEIFTLLHQDAASPARTGVLDLPHGKVLTPAFMPVGTAATVKAMTKDDLDEIGFEIILANTYHLFLRPGIEVIKAAGGLHGFSGWKKNFLTDSGGFQVFSLSQLRKITEEGVKFQSHIDGSRQFLSPEIAVDLQTGFNSDIQMQLDICSAFGISKTQTLADLKITMNWLDRAFAAWHNTPDEYDGALFPIVQGGFFEDLRLQSLEAILKHEPRGIAIGGLSIGEPKDLYQEYLSFTAKHIPKNKPLYVMGIGTPDYILEAVKNGVDIFDCVLPSRNARNGNLFTHEGAISIKRKEYEFDFNPIDSQCKCKVCRQYTRAYLRHLFRTKEILYSMLATYHNLAFLYSMVQDIREAVQNDSFNDYYKNFLKKYENR from the coding sequence ATGAAAGAAAAAAAAGAAATCTTTACGCTTTTACATCAAGATGCGGCATCTCCTGCAAGGACGGGGGTTTTGGATCTGCCTCACGGGAAGGTGCTTACTCCGGCTTTTATGCCTGTGGGAACGGCGGCTACGGTAAAGGCAATGACAAAGGACGACTTAGACGAAATAGGTTTTGAAATTATCTTGGCCAATACATACCATCTTTTTTTGCGCCCGGGAATCGAGGTAATAAAGGCGGCCGGAGGCTTACACGGCTTTTCAGGCTGGAAAAAAAACTTTTTAACCGACTCCGGGGGCTTTCAAGTTTTTTCGCTCTCGCAGCTGCGAAAAATTACGGAAGAAGGCGTAAAATTCCAAAGCCACATAGACGGGAGCCGCCAATTTTTAAGCCCGGAAATTGCGGTAGATTTACAGACGGGCTTTAACAGCGACATTCAGATGCAGCTGGACATCTGCTCAGCTTTCGGGATAAGCAAAACCCAAACCCTTGCCGACCTAAAAATAACCATGAACTGGCTGGACAGGGCCTTTGCAGCCTGGCACAATACTCCCGATGAATATGACGGAGCCCTCTTTCCTATCGTGCAAGGCGGTTTTTTTGAAGACCTAAGACTTCAAAGCCTTGAAGCCATCTTAAAGCATGAGCCTCGAGGCATTGCCATAGGAGGCCTTTCGATAGGAGAACCCAAAGACCTCTACCAAGAATATTTGAGCTTTACGGCAAAGCATATTCCTAAAAATAAGCCCCTCTATGTAATGGGAATCGGAACCCCCGACTACATTCTCGAGGCGGTAAAAAACGGAGTCGATATTTTCGATTGCGTGTTGCCTTCACGCAATGCCCGAAACGGAAACCTCTTTACCCATGAGGGAGCCATTTCAATTAAACGCAAAGAATACGAGTTTGACTTTAACCCGATCGATTCTCAATGCAAGTGCAAGGTTTGCCGACAATATACAAGGGCCTATTTGCGGCATTTATTTAGAACAAAAGAAATTTTATACTCAATGCTTGCAACCTATCACAACTTGGCTTTTTTATATAGTATGGTACAGGACATAAGAGAGGCCGTTCAAAACGATTCTTTTAACGATTACTATAAAAACTTTTTAAAGAAATACGAAAATCGTTAG
- a CDS encoding helix-turn-helix domain-containing protein — MSVFLREQQSLVISRLRKEREKAGLSQLELALRADISQNMINYIETGKRTPSLDTLLKICHALNINPAVLFSDTEEEKEEAKKQVLDMIQRWM, encoded by the coding sequence ATGAGTGTGTTTTTAAGAGAACAACAGAGTCTTGTCATCAGTAGGCTTCGCAAGGAAAGGGAAAAGGCAGGTTTATCCCAGTTGGAATTGGCTTTGAGGGCAGATATTTCTCAAAATATGATCAACTATATTGAAACCGGTAAAAGAACGCCGAGTCTTGATACTCTTTTAAAAATTTGTCATGCTCTGAATATCAATCCTGCTGTTCTTTTTTCGGATACGGAAGAAGAAAAGGAAGAAGCAAAAAAACAGGTTCTTGATATGATACAAAGATGGATGTAG
- a CDS encoding type II toxin-antitoxin system RelE/ParE family toxin gives MANYKIAETSTFEKKIKSKKYEFLYQKIKNYVYPLLRKNPHFGPNIKKLKGIYKDIYRFRLGNFRLFYKIEEEKVIVFIIDIEARKDAYK, from the coding sequence TTGGCTAACTATAAAATTGCAGAAACCTCGACTTTTGAGAAAAAAATAAAATCAAAAAAGTATGAATTTTTATATCAAAAAATCAAAAATTATGTTTACCCGCTATTAAGAAAAAATCCGCATTTTGGGCCTAACATAAAAAAATTAAAAGGCATTTATAAAGACATATACCGCTTTAGATTAGGAAATTTCCGTCTTTTTTATAAAATAGAGGAAGAAAAAGTTATTGTATTTATTATTGATATAGAAGCCAGAAAAGATGCTTATAAATAG
- a CDS encoding CopG family transcriptional regulator: protein MQKTITMRIDNAIYDIFKKAAEGQKRTISNYMEYAALNYTINESVVDDEEMQEILEFEKDLKKGLSDISAGRYKVIG, encoded by the coding sequence ATGCAAAAGACAATTACCATGCGAATAGATAATGCCATATACGATATATTTAAAAAGGCAGCCGAAGGACAAAAACGCACTATTTCAAATTATATGGAATATGCAGCATTAAACTATACCATCAATGAATCCGTAGTTGATGACGAAGAAATGCAGGAAATACTTGAATTTGAAAAAGACTTAAAAAAAGGCTTATCGGACATATCGGCCGGAAGGTATAAAGTAATTGGCTAA
- a CDS encoding DUF2089 domain-containing protein, giving the protein MTEVMGNCPVCGEAFTVSELHCTKCNSSLKGEFELCEFCRLTKEQKYFVKMFLKNRGSIRDMEKELGISYPTVRNKIEEINAALGLSDGSLPSVNVSEVLKRIKAGELSVDSAVSFLTGQSEEDKI; this is encoded by the coding sequence ATGACAGAGGTTATGGGAAACTGCCCCGTATGCGGGGAGGCTTTTACCGTTTCAGAGCTGCATTGCACAAAATGCAACAGTTCCTTAAAGGGAGAGTTTGAGCTATGCGAATTTTGCCGCCTCACAAAGGAGCAAAAATATTTTGTAAAGATGTTTTTAAAAAACAGAGGCAGCATACGCGATATGGAAAAAGAATTAGGCATTTCTTACCCGACGGTTCGGAATAAGATAGAAGAAATCAATGCAGCACTGGGCTTATCCGATGGCAGCCTTCCGTCCGTTAATGTTTCTGAAGTTTTAAAAAGAATAAAGGCCGGAGAGTTATCGGTTGATTCCGCAGTTTCATTTTTAACGGGCCAATCCGAAGAAGATAAAATTTAG
- a CDS encoding ABC transporter ATP-binding protein, with protein sequence MFKGALYYFAMCWRYDKRFPVVILLKEILNAVKTVMAVVLPKFIIDALFTTQNKEEAVKFLIIYAGTLFAISLITAVLNRSASILKNISFQRFQADIGKKLMQVDYERLETPEFLNLKKKAEQYAYSGGYGFAAILDEAIGLFGRLLTFAGLISVIAMLSPWLVLAVIIIVALNSLVFAKTNKHGIKYRMEQSVQERRIGYYSEKMEDFQYGKEIRTYNLAPWFLEKYNKQIEVLGKFYNNVANTRFISGAFNSFTFVAQLIISYFFVIKQTLDSTLSVGNFTMYLAAVNSFASILSEIIKTVVQLSQFNEYFSAFKEYMNMPSMENAKGEKPILSENFDIEFQNVSFKYGTSEKFALQNVNVKFNSKERIAIIGENGAGKSTFVKLLMRLYEPTEGKILINGIDIKEIDYNHYQTWFAAVFQDFKLFSFSIKENITFGNDKTEADKKRLENIVSASGLKEVTDKLDKGLETLVYRDFDDAGFTPSGGEGQKIAIARAAYKNAPIVILDEPTAALDPKAENKIYEQFDSFFADKCSLYISHRMAVTKFSDRTLVFDNAKIVQDGNHETLINQDGKYKELYNLQAKYYTDEAYNL encoded by the coding sequence ATGTTTAAGGGAGCATTGTATTATTTTGCTATGTGCTGGAGATATGACAAGCGTTTTCCGGTTGTCATTTTATTAAAAGAGATTTTAAATGCCGTAAAAACGGTGATGGCAGTTGTGCTGCCTAAGTTCATTATTGATGCATTGTTTACAACACAAAATAAAGAAGAAGCGGTTAAGTTTTTAATCATATACGCCGGAACCTTATTTGCGATAAGCCTTATAACTGCCGTTTTAAACCGCTCTGCAAGTATTTTAAAAAACATATCCTTTCAGCGTTTTCAAGCCGATATAGGAAAAAAATTAATGCAAGTAGATTATGAACGGCTCGAAACTCCCGAATTTTTAAACTTAAAAAAGAAGGCGGAACAATATGCATATTCAGGAGGTTATGGGTTTGCCGCAATTTTGGATGAGGCTATAGGTCTATTCGGTAGACTGCTCACCTTCGCAGGACTTATTTCAGTTATTGCAATGCTAAGTCCTTGGCTTGTGCTTGCAGTCATCATAATTGTAGCTCTTAATTCTTTGGTCTTTGCAAAAACAAATAAACATGGGATAAAATATCGCATGGAACAATCCGTGCAGGAAAGACGTATCGGCTACTATTCCGAAAAGATGGAAGATTTTCAATACGGAAAAGAAATCCGCACCTATAATTTAGCTCCGTGGTTTTTAGAAAAATACAATAAACAAATTGAAGTACTCGGAAAATTTTATAACAATGTAGCCAACACCCGCTTTATAAGCGGAGCCTTTAATTCTTTTACCTTTGTTGCTCAACTAATCATAAGTTATTTTTTTGTAATTAAGCAAACATTAGACTCAACGCTTTCGGTAGGAAATTTCACAATGTATCTTGCAGCCGTAAATTCTTTCGCCTCGATACTATCCGAAATTATAAAAACCGTCGTTCAGCTTTCTCAGTTTAACGAATACTTTTCTGCTTTTAAAGAATATATGAATATGCCGTCCATGGAAAATGCAAAAGGAGAAAAACCTATTTTATCCGAAAACTTCGATATCGAATTTCAAAATGTTTCTTTTAAATACGGCACAAGCGAAAAGTTTGCCCTACAAAACGTAAACGTTAAATTTAATTCCAAAGAACGGATTGCAATCATCGGAGAAAACGGTGCAGGTAAATCAACCTTTGTAAAACTTTTAATGCGCCTTTATGAACCGACCGAAGGCAAAATTTTAATTAACGGTATCGACATAAAAGAAATAGATTATAATCACTATCAAACATGGTTTGCAGCAGTCTTTCAAGACTTTAAACTTTTTTCTTTCAGCATAAAAGAAAATATTACCTTCGGGAACGATAAAACCGAAGCAGATAAAAAGCGTTTGGAAAACATCGTTTCGGCATCGGGCTTAAAAGAAGTTACCGATAAATTGGATAAGGGCTTGGAAACCTTGGTCTACCGAGATTTTGACGATGCAGGCTTTACGCCATCAGGCGGAGAAGGGCAAAAGATTGCAATAGCCAGAGCCGCATATAAAAACGCTCCGATAGTCATTTTAGACGAACCGACCGCGGCCCTCGACCCGAAAGCCGAAAACAAAATCTATGAGCAGTTCGATTCTTTTTTTGCGGATAAGTGTTCTCTTTATATTTCGCATAGAATGGCGGTTACAAAATTTTCGGATAGGACTCTTGTATTCGACAATGCAAAAATCGTCCAAGACGGAAATCACGAAACTCTTATAAACCAAGACGGCAAGTACAAGGAGCTTTATAACTTACAGGCTAAGTATTATACGGATGAAGCTTACAACTTATAA
- a CDS encoding radical SAM protein translates to MFYKKNTVLPDDNQIQFIGKELNRLTLNVSGGCNLRCQYCYANAGNYKSKGINMTSSIADKTLLTFLNHFEQVDSIMFFGGEPLLNYSLIEYICEKTLELTQNGKIKPLPKFSLITNGTIYNEKISEILKKYNFAVTVSYDGDIDVNNKLRISQTGQGMSPVIIKNIKKLIDETGIIPSIEATYTRFHVEQGVSPMQVVKNIKEISDKLQVHLVPVMADFSCSYALPDYSPFVNSVSDFFKNVKSLTDCKQNPPVYSLLGRLLFPLIFKGKPPIRHICDAGFGTLSVASNGDIYPCFMFIDTPKFYMGNVENENIFCSDYFKEKQNTILAFSDKQVNAECKKCFASSVCNGCLGHALNSKHELELDQKDCNLTRDMLKETIIGLYHLTHKNI, encoded by the coding sequence ATATTTTACAAAAAAAATACAGTTTTACCTGATGATAATCAAATTCAATTTATAGGGAAAGAACTTAATCGCTTAACTTTAAATGTCAGCGGAGGTTGTAATTTGCGATGCCAATACTGTTATGCAAATGCAGGTAATTATAAAAGTAAGGGGATAAACATGACTTCTTCAATTGCGGATAAAACTCTTTTAACTTTTTTAAACCACTTTGAACAAGTTGACTCAATTATGTTTTTCGGCGGTGAACCTTTGTTAAATTATTCGCTGATTGAATATATTTGCGAAAAAACATTAGAGCTTACACAAAACGGTAAAATAAAACCTTTGCCCAAATTTTCACTAATAACAAACGGAACAATTTACAATGAAAAAATTTCTGAAATACTAAAAAAATATAATTTTGCTGTTACAGTTAGCTATGACGGCGACATAGATGTAAATAATAAACTACGTATTTCACAAACCGGACAAGGTATGTCACCTGTAATTATAAAAAATATAAAAAAACTAATCGATGAAACAGGAATTATCCCAAGTATTGAGGCGACTTATACTCGTTTTCATGTTGAACAAGGAGTTTCGCCTATGCAAGTTGTAAAAAATATAAAAGAAATATCGGATAAACTCCAAGTCCATTTGGTCCCGGTTATGGCTGATTTTTCATGTTCCTATGCTTTACCCGATTATTCTCCGTTTGTTAATTCCGTTTCCGATTTTTTTAAAAATGTAAAATCGTTGACAGATTGCAAACAAAATCCTCCAGTATATAGTTTATTAGGGCGTTTGTTATTTCCTTTAATATTTAAAGGTAAACCTCCCATACGGCATATATGTGATGCAGGTTTTGGTACATTGTCAGTTGCTTCAAACGGTGATATATATCCATGTTTTATGTTTATAGATACCCCTAAATTTTACATGGGTAATGTTGAAAATGAAAATATTTTCTGTAGTGATTATTTTAAAGAAAAACAAAATACAATTCTTGCATTTTCAGATAAACAAGTAAATGCTGAGTGTAAAAAATGCTTTGCATCCTCTGTATGCAATGGTTGCCTAGGACATGCTTTAAACTCTAAACACGAACTAGAACTTGACCAAAAAGATTGTAACCTAACAAGAGATATGCTAAAAGAAACTATAATAGGATTATATCATTTAACACATAAAAATATATAA
- a CDS encoding permease prefix domain 1-containing protein gives MNRIHNFVEEKFAFNSKPNLQELKEKIKTGLTERYEELLAQGKSRDEAFDIIVSKFGDLNETETDFLQDREDKNQTSKIEIKDLIKDFAKRIRKPLRNLFYVNLIKICTSLGLFILSFFVKEQMTLVKAAFAVLICTDILFSIQAGLISSLEDFINKLLFKFCGMTNEEVYAQPAFHIFLNKEKINNAKILSAVKKLIMVFALTAFVLIGFITRLWILAALSCLVAIILCSIADLIAFALHEK, from the coding sequence ATGAACAGAATACATAATTTTGTAGAAGAAAAATTTGCTTTTAACTCAAAGCCGAACCTTCAAGAGTTAAAAGAAAAAATCAAAACCGGATTAACTGAAAGATATGAAGAGCTCCTTGCTCAAGGGAAAAGCAGGGATGAAGCCTTTGACATTATAGTTTCAAAGTTCGGCGATCTCAATGAAACGGAAACCGATTTTTTACAAGACAGAGAAGATAAAAATCAAACTTCCAAAATTGAAATAAAAGATTTGATAAAGGATTTTGCTAAAAGAATAAGAAAACCTTTGCGAAATTTATTCTATGTTAATTTAATAAAAATTTGCACGAGTCTGGGCTTATTTATATTGTCGTTTTTTGTAAAAGAACAAATGACGCTTGTAAAAGCGGCTTTTGCAGTATTAATCTGCACAGATATTCTTTTTAGTATTCAAGCAGGTCTTATTTCTTCTTTAGAAGATTTTATAAATAAACTTTTATTTAAATTTTGCGGGATGACAAATGAGGAAGTATATGCACAACCTGCCTTTCACATTTTTCTTAACAAGGAGAAAATCAACAACGCAAAAATCCTTTCAGCGGTAAAAAAACTAATAATGGTTTTTGCACTTACCGCCTTTGTACTAATAGGCTTTATTACAAGATTATGGATTCTTGCAGCTTTGAGCTGTTTAGTTGCGATTATTTTGTGCAGCATTGCCGATCTTATCGCCTTTGCCTTGCATGAAAAGTAA